One Drosophila willistoni isolate 14030-0811.24 chromosome XL unlocalized genomic scaffold, UCI_dwil_1.1 Seg142, whole genome shotgun sequence genomic region harbors:
- the LOC6644650 gene encoding molybdenum cofactor sulfurase — MSKLDMDTPEFSANEQELIDKEFTRLERNQSTYLDHAGTTLYAESQVAHAAVQLHHDVISNPHTSRSTGDYVDQVRFKILEFFHTQAEDYQVIFTANASAALRLVAEHFDFGDKGNFHYCQENHTSVLGMRQMIQANGTYMLRREELSELREGHRVRRVMANGSSSTGNSLVVFSAQCNFSGYKMPLETIQLIQDDGLPHFGKLIAGQEDKETNGTAYNYYVCLDAASYAATNPLDLQKYKPDFVCLSFYKIFGYPTGVGALLVSRRGAELLSRPRQFYGGGTINYAYAHAMDYKLRNTSLHERFEDGTLPFLSIVELLEGFRSLERLIPTNSNTGISTMDRVSRHVFTLARYLENQLKQLKYANGQPLIQFYNHQGYEQRSRQGGIVAFNVRTESGGYVGFAEIACVASLHGILLRTGCFCNVGACQRYLQLDDQMMDVIYKRSGRICGDYNDLIDGQPTGAVRVSFGYMTRTSDVRKLVEMLEKSYLSSRSPERWRFIEKQASQLPKALQQRAQSLRPRLLELAIFPVKSCAALKAKKWPLTAQGLKYDREWMIVDRNGLALTQKRCTDLCLIQPSIDKDNLILMFNGDTNSSISLPLFLSDDDLQAAARCRSKICRQPIEGSDCGDQVAQWLDQNLGLDGLRLLRQSTQRSSSSHQLSLVNQAQFLLVNRSSVRSLQFEEPLDETVDRFRANLIIDTGAPFDELDYTSLSIGRIHFKVEGPCQRCDMICINQRTGERSPETLTTISRLQKGKMRFGIYITRLTDKEDNAELNEEYHLICGETLEVD, encoded by the exons ATGTCCAAGTTGGATATGGATACGCCGGAATTCTCAGCTAACGAGCAGGAATTAATCGACAAAGAGTTTACGAGACTTGAAA GAAACCAGAGCACCTACCTCGATCATGCTGGCACCACCCTGTACGCTGAGAGTCAAGTGGCCCATGCAGCTGTTCAACTGCATCATGATGTGATCTCTAATCCGCATACCAGTCGCTCCACCGGAGACTATGTGGATCAAGTCCGTTTCAA AATTCTAGAATTTTTCCATACCCAAGCTGAGGATTATCAGGTCATCTTTACGGCTAATGCTTCGGCTGCTCTGCGTTTAGTGGCAGAGCATTTTGATTTCGGGGACAAGGGTAATTTTCATTATTGCCAGGAGAATCATACCTCAGTTCTGGGAATGAGGCAAATGATCCAAGCTAATGGCACATACATGCTCCGACGAGAGGAGCTTAGTGAATTGAGAGAAGGTCATCGGGTCCGTCGGGTTATGGCTAACGGATCATCTAGCACTGGCAATTCGCTGGTGGTTTTCTCCGCCCAATGCAATTTCAGTGGCTATAAAATGCCTCTGGAAACAATTCAACTAATACAAGATGATGGCTTACCTCATTTTGGAAAGCTTATTGCCGGTCAGGAGGACAAAGAAACCAATGGTACTGCATATAACTATTATGTTTGCCTCGATGCTGCCTCATATGCGGCCACAAATCCCTTGGACTTGCAAAAATATAAACCCGATTTCGTTTGCCTAAGTTTCTATAAGATTTTTGGTTATCCCACTGGAGTGGGTGCCCTATTGGTTAGTCGTCGTGGTGCAGAGCTATTGAGTAGACCGCGTCAATTTTATGGTGGTGGCACCATTAACTATGCCTATGCCCATGCCATGGACTACAAGCTGAGGAATACATCACTTCATGAGCGTTTTGAAGATGGCACTCTGCCATTTTTGTCCATTGTCGAGTTACTTGAGGGTTTTCGCAGTTTGGAGAGATTAATACCGACCAACAGTAATACTGGAATCTCAACCATGGACCGAGTTTCACGGCATGTCTTTACTTTGGCCAGGTATTTGGAGAATCAACTGAAGCAACTGAAATATGCGAATGGCCAACCACTGATACAGTTCTACAATCATCAGGGCTATGAGCAGCGCAGCCGACAAGGTGGAATCGTGGCCTTCAATGTTCGCACCGAATCTGGTGGTTATGTTGGATTCGCTGAAATAGCCTGCGTTGCCTCGTTACATGGCATATTGCTGCGTACCGGATGCTTTTGCAATGTGGGAGCCTGTCAACGTTATCTTCAGCTGGACGATCAAATGATGGATGTAATTTATAAACGATCCGGACGCATTTGTGGTGACTACAATGATCTTATCGATGGCCAGCCCACTGGAGCTGTTCGCGTCTCCTTTGGTTACATGACTCGCACTTCGGATGTACGGAAATTAGTGGAAATGCTAGAGAAAAGTTATCTATCATCTCGATCACCAGAACGTTGGCGTTTCATCGAGAAGCAGGCATCTCAGTTACCAAAAGCATTGCAACAACGGGCTCAAAGCCTTCGACCGCGCCTTTTGGAGCTGGCCATCTTTCCTGTGAAATCATGTGCCGCTCTCAAGGCCAAAAAGTGGCCACTTACCGCACAGGGTCTGAAATATGATCGCGAATGGATGATAGTGGATAGAAATGGCTTAGCCTTGACCCAGAAACGTTGCACGGATCTTTGCCTTATTCAACCGAGCATTGACAAGGATAATCTTATACTAATGTTCAATGGTGATACCAATTCCTCCATCTCATTGCCATTATTCCTGTCGGACGACGATTTACAAGCGGCCGCCCGTTGCCGAAGCAAAATTTGCCGTCAACCTATAGAGGGTTCTGATTGTGGCGATCAGGTAGCCCAATGGCTTGACCAGAATTTGGGCTTAGATGGTCTACGTCTTTTGCGTCAATCTACACAGCGCAGCTCGAGCTCGCATCAATTGAGTCTTGTGAATCAGGCCCAGTTTTTATTGGTAAATCGCTCATCTGTACGTTCCCTGCAATTTGAGGAGCCACTGGATGAGACAGTCGATCGGTTTCGAGCCAATTTGATCATCGATACGGGTGCACCGTTTGATGAATTGGATTATACTAGCCTAAGCATTGGTCGCATTCATTTTAAAGTCGAGGGTCCTTGCCAGCGTTGTGATATGATTTGCATTAATCAACGAACCGGAGAAAGATCACCGGAAACCCTTACTACCATATCACGCctgcaaaaaggaaaaatgcGTTTTGGCATCTATATAACAAGATTGACAGATAAAGAGGACAATGCAGAGCTCAATGAAGAATATCATTTAATCTGCGGTGAAACTTTGGAAGTTGATTAA
- the LOC6644649 gene encoding pyridoxal phosphate phosphatase PHOSPHO2 — protein sequence MLLKLFPESWIKFTKYTIHTNKTTKHSATGHSNCRAVRETIRGGIRVGDILHIGSGSGRTATATAFATMAHSRAMKLRRERRHLAAFDFDHTIVAQNTDTVVRDLLPADVIASKDLNELVENDCWTEYMAEVFRLLHKQQVSESRIRDTIRGIPEVPGFVRLIKHLHKKLHFDLIIISDSNSVFIDEWLVSHNLADCIKAVFTNPAHFDETSGQLNVSPHHRQTDCKLSASNLCKGRVLEHFVIEQDLRNNIRYDHVFYVGDGNNDICPVLRQRACDFACARQGFAMEKHLLRNRNKLKLRPELLIWRNGFDLMEQILALPQLKELIESGTPAAAPPPPGVAAKDVDAIADGGEEAAGGARRASAVTPSNSTN from the coding sequence ATGCTGTTAAAGCTATTCCCAGAAAGCTGGATAAAGTTTACGAAATACacaatacatacaaataaaacaacaaaacattcaGCTACTGGCCACAGTAATTGTCGGGCAGTCAGAGAAACAATCCGTGGCGGAATCAGAGTCGGAGATATCCTTCATAttggcagcggcagcggcagaactgcaactgcaacagcatTTGCAACCATGGCCCATAGCCGTGCGATGAAACTGCGTCGCGAAAGGCGTCATTTGGCTGCCTTTGACTTTGATCACACAATTGTGGCCCAAAACACGGATACCGTGGTCAGGGATTTGCTGCCAGCCGATGTAATCGCTTCCAAGGATCTCAATGAGCTGGTCGAGAACGATTGCTGGACCGAATACATGGCCGAGGTGTTTCGGCTCCTGCACAAGCAACAAGTCTCAGAATCACGTATACGTGATACCATTCGCGGCATTCCGGAGGTTCCTGGCTTTGTGCGTCTCATCAAGCATCTGCATAAGAAACTGCACTTTGATCTGATTATCATCAGTGACTCGAATAGCGTCTTTATTGACGAATGGCTAGTATCGCACAATTTGGCCGATTGCATTAAGGCCGTGTTCACCAATCCCGCCCATTTTGATGAGACCAGCGGCCAATTGAATGTCAGTCCACATCATCGTCAGACTGATTGTAAGCTAAGTGCCAGTAATTTGTGCAAGGGACGTGTCCTAGAGCATTTTGTCATTGAGCAGGATTTGCGTAATAATATACGATACGATCATGTCTTCTATGTGGGCGATGGCAACAATGATATCTGTCCAGTGCTCCGTCAGAGGGCCTGCGATTTTGCTTGTGCCCGTCAGGGATTTGCCATGGAGAAACATTTGCTAAGAAATCGCAACAAATTGAAGCTACGTCCCGAATTGTTAATATGGCGCAACGGTTTTGATCTAATGGAACAGATATTGGCATTGCCACAACTTAAGGAATTAATTGAAAGTggaacaccagcagcagcaccaccaccaccaggaGTAGCAGCTAAAGATGTTGATGCAATTGCCGATGGTGGCGAAGAAGCAGCTGGAGGAGCACGACGCGCCTCCGCTGTTACCCCAAGTAATTCAACTAACTAA
- the LOC6644648 gene encoding CCR4-NOT transcription complex subunit 9, producing the protein MSAQPSPCMNPQQQQQQQSEQEKVYQWINELAHPDTREVALLELSKKRETDLAPMLWNSFGTACALLQEIVNIYPSITPPTLTAHQSNRVCNALALLQCVASHPETRTAFLQAQIPLYLYPFLSTTSKTRPFEYLRLTSLGVIGALVKTDEQEVITFLLTTEIVPLCLTIMDSGSELSKTVATFIIQKILLDESGLSYICQTYERFSHVAITLGKMVIQLSKDPCARLLKHVVRCYLRLSDNTRARKALGQCLPDQLRDGTFSVCLQDDKSTKQWLQMLLKNLELGATQQQADPRQIGMSPLGS; encoded by the exons ATGAGTGCTCAACCAAGCCCTTGCATGAAtccccaacaacaacagcaacaacaaagcgAACAGGAGAAG GTCTATCAATGGATAAACGAATTGGCCCATCCGGATACTCGAGAGGTTGCCTTGCTCGAGCTTAGCAAGAAACGTGAAACCGATCTGGCACCAATGCTGTGGAACAGCTTTGGCACCGCTTGCGCCTTGCTTCAGGAAATCGTCAACATTTATCCATCAATAACTCCGCCGACTCTGACAGCCCATCAATCGAATCGGGTTTGCAATGCATTGGCTCTGTTGCAATGTGTCGCCTCCCATCCGGAGACACGCACAGCTTTCCTACAGGCCCAAATACCACTGTATTTGTATCCGTTTCTATCGACCACTTCGAAAACCCGGCCATTTGAGTATTTGCGGCTTACCAGTTTGGGTGTAATTGGTGCCTTGGTCAAGACCGATGAGCAGGAGGTCATCACATTTTTGCTGACCACCGAGATTGTACCACTCTGTCTGACCATTATGGACAGCGGCTCTGAGTTAAGTAAGACAGTGGCAACATTTATAATACAAAAGATACTGCTAGATGAATCGGGGCTTTCGTATATTTGTCAGACCTATGAACGTTTCTCACATGTGGCCATCACTCTg GGCAAAATGGTGATTCAATTGTCCAAGGATCCTTGTGCACGTCTTCTTAAGCATGTCGTGCGTTGTTATCTTCGTTTATCCGATAATACACG GGCTCGCAAAGCACTGGGCCAATGTTTGCCTGATCAGTTACGTGATGGTACCTTCTCGGTATGCCTACAGGATGATAAATCGACCAAACAATGGCTACAGATGTTACTTAAGAATTTGGAATTGGGAGCCACACAGCAACAGGCTGATCCACGTCAAATTGGCATGTCACCGTTGGGATCGTag
- the LOC6644831 gene encoding protein transport protein Sec61 gamma-2 subunit, translated as MDKVVKFAEPGRAFAKDSIRLVKRCTKPDRKEFQKIAIATAIGFCIMGFIGFFVKLIHIPINNIIVGS; from the coding sequence ATGGATAAAGTTGTTAAATTCGCTGAGCCCGGACGTGCCTTTGCCAAGGATTCAATTCGTCTCGTCAAGCGCTGCACGAAGCCCGATCGCAAGGAATTCCAAAAGATTGCCATTGCCACAGCAATTGGTTTCTGCATCATGGGCTTCATTGGTTTCTTCGTCAAGCTGATACATATTCCTATCAACAACATTATTGTTGGCTCCTAA
- the LOC6644830 gene encoding signal recognition particle receptor subunit alpha homolog, producing the protein MLDFVVIFTKGGIVLWNSNTSGQNFSSCINSLIRGVILEERNTESKYFEEDHLAVQFKLDNELDLVYAAVFQKVIKLNYLDGFLSDMQLAFKEKFGDISAGERLDNDYDFEQEFRRVLSSAEQASAKVLKAPKAMRSYNESQKSKKTVASMIENPDKDKAKKPVVEKRVNIQESPEPSSPPRSKEDIIQENRRKMREKLTPTKKSTNSSAPSPVESRPEKAGKKPRVWDLGGSNRDAVLLDRSKDTPEDVQYQTINNDLVGTMQGGIRDLDVESADEDEDTGYKTEEDQEEEEEDNSSRNKKKRGGLLSYFKGIVGAKTMSREDLQPALEKMRDHLISKNVASEIAIKLCDSVATSLEGKQMGTFDSIATLVKEALTQSLVRILSPKRRIDIIRDALESKRNGKPYTIIFCGVNGVGKSTNLAKICFWLIENDFNVLIAACDTFRAGAVEQLRTHTRHLNALHPPAKHNNRSMVQLYEKGYGKDAAGIAMEAIKYAHDTKVDVVLVDTAGRMQDNEPLMRSLSKLIKVNNPDLVLFVGEALVGNEAVDQLVKFNQSLADYSSNENPHIIDGIVLTKFDTIDDKVGAAISMTYITGQPIVFVGTGQTYADLKAINVNAVVNSLMK; encoded by the exons ATGTTGGACTTTGTGGTGATATTTACAAAAGGCGGCATAGTACTTTGGAATTCAAATACCTCTGGACAAAATTTCTCATCATGCATCAATAGTTTGATACGTGGCGTCATTTTAGAG GAACGCAATACAGAGTCCAAGTACTTCGAGGAGGATCATCTGGCCGTGCAATTTAAACTAGACAATGAATTGGATTTAGTCTATGCTGCAGTCTTTCAAAAGGTGATAAAACTTAATTATTTGGATGGATTTCTGAGTGATATGCAGTTGGCGTTCAAAGAGAAATTCGGTGATATATCGGCCGGCGAACGTCTGGATAATGACTATGACTTTGAACAGGAATTTCGGCGAGTTCTTAGCAGCGCCGAACAGGCATCTGCCAAGGTCCTTAAGGCCCCAAAGGCCATGCGCTCATACAATGAATCCCAGAAATCAAAGAAAACAGTTGCATCCATGATTGAGAATCCCGACAAGGATAAGGCCAAAAAGCCAGTTGTGGAGAAGCGTGTAAACATACAGGAGAGTCCAGAGCCATCATCGCCGCCACGGTCCAAGGAGGATATTATTCAAGAGAATCGTCGCAAGATGAGGGAGAAATTGACACCCACCAAAAAGTCCACAAATTCTTCAGCTCCCTCACCAGTTGAAAGCCGCCCAGAGAAGGCTGGCAAAAAGCCAAGAGTCTGGGACTTAGGTGGCAGCAACAGAGATGCTGTCCTCCTGGACCGTTCTAAGGATACGCCCGAGGATGTTCAATATCAGACAATCAACAACGAT CTGGTGGGCACAATGCAGGGTGGCATTAGAGATCTGGACGTGGAAAGCGctgatgaggatgaggatacTGGCTACAAGACCGAAGAAGAccaagaggaggaggaggaggataATAGCAgcagaaataaaaagaaacgtGGTGGCTTACTCTCCTATTTCAAAGGTATTGTCGGAGCCAAGACAATGTCACGTGAGGACTTGCAACCGGCTTTGGAGAAGATGCGAGATCATCTGATATCAAAGAACGTCGCATCCGAGATAGCAATTAAATTATGCGACTCAGTCGCCACAAGCCTGGAGGGCAAGCAAATGGGTACATTTGATAGTATAGCCACATTGGTCAAGGAGGCACTTACTCAATCGCTAGTGAGAATTTTGTCACCCAAACGCCGCATTGACATCATACGCGATGCATTGGAATCGAAGCGCAATGGCAAACCCTATACCATCATTTTTTGCGGTGTCAATGGAGTGGGTAAATCTACAAATCTGGCCAAAATATGCTTTTGGTTAATTGAGAATGACTTCAATGTTTTAATCGCTGCTTGCGATACTTTCCGTGCTGGAGCTGTGGAACAGTTGCGCACTCACACGCGGCATTTGAATGCCCTGCATCCGCCGGCCAAACACAATAATCGCTCCATGGTCCAATTGTATGAGAAAGGCTATGGCAAGGATGCGGCTGGCATTGCAATGGAGGCCATAAAATATGCTCACGATACGAAAGTCGATGTCGTCCTGGTAGATACCGCTGGCCGTATGCAGGACAATGAGCCCCTGATGCGTTCTCTATCCAAGCTTATCAAGGTTAACAATCCGGATCTGGTTTTATTTGTTGGCGAAGCTCTTGTCGGCAATGAGGCTGTCGATCAGTTGGTTAAATTCAATCAATCCCTGGCCGATTACTCCTCCAATGAAAATCCTCACATCATTGATGGCATTGTTCTGACGAAATTTGATACAATTGATGACAAAGTCGGCGCAGCCATTTCCATGACTTACATTACCGGCCAGCCGATTGTATTCGTTGGCACAGGTCAGACTTATGCCGATCTGAAAGCAATCAATGTGAATGCAGTGGTCAATTCCCTGATGAAGTGA
- the LOC6644829 gene encoding 26S proteasome regulatory subunit 6B has translation MPYNMDVLMPEKDELSELKLKDAHSSLDELDMDDLYVRYKKLQKTLEFIEVQEEYIKDEQRNLKKEYLHAQEEVKRIQSVPLVIGQFLEAVDQNTGIVGSTTGSNYYVRILSTIDRELLKPSASVALHKHSNALVDVLPPEADSSISMLQPDEKPDVSYADIGGMDMQKQEIREAVELPLTHFELYKQIGIDPPRGVLMYGPPGCGKTMLAKAVAHHTTASFIRVVGSEFVQKYLGEGPRMVRDVFRLAKENAPAIIFIDEIDAIATKRFDAQTGADREVQRILLELLNQMDGFDQTTNVKVIMATNRADTLDPALLRPGRLDRKIEFPLPDRRQKRLVFSTITSKMNLSEDVDLEEFVARPDKISGADINAICQEAGMHAVRENRYIVLAKDFEKGYKNNIKKDEQEHEFYK, from the exons ATGCCCTACAATATGGACGTTCTTATGCCCGAGAAG GACGAACTTAGCGAACTGAAGCTAAAGGATGCCCATAGCTCACTGGATGAGCTAGATATGGATGATTTATATGTACGATATAAGAAACTTCAGAAAACATTAGAGTTTATCGAAGTGCAGGAAGAGTACATCAAGGATGAGCAGCGCAATTTGAAAAAGGAATATCTGCACGCGCAAGAAGAGGTGAAGAGGATACAGAGTGTACCTTTGGTGATTGGACAATTCCTTGAGGCAGTTGATCAAAACACTGGCATTGTTGGCTCCACCACAGGCTCCAATTACTATGTACGCATCCTATCAACCATTGATCGTGAGCTGTTGAAGCCTTCGGCTTCCGTTGCACTGCATAAGCACAGTAATGCCCTGGTCGATGTCCTGCCACCAGAGGCGGATAGTTCCATTTCAATGCTACAACCCGATGAGAAGCCCGATGTTAGTTATGCAGATATCGGTGGCATGGATATGCAGAAACAGGAGATACGAGAGGCCGTCGAACTGCCCCTAACCCACTTTGAGCTGTACAAACAGATTGGTATTGATCCACCTCGAGGTGTTCTCATGTACGGACCACCGGGCTGCGGCAAAACTATGCTGGCCAAGGCAGTGGCCCATCACACAACTGCCTCCTTTATCAGGGTTGTGGGCTCCGAATTTGTTCAGAAATATCTGGGCGAGGGACCGCGTATGGTGCGCGATGTCTTCCGCTTGGCCAAAGAGAATGCACCGGCTATAATTTTCATCGATGAGATCGATGCCATTGCCACAAAGCGATTCGATGCCCAAACCGGAGCTGATCGTGAGGTCCAACGTATTCTTCTGGAGCTGCTCAATCAAATGGATGGTTTCGATCAGACGACCAATGTTAAGGTGATTATGGCCACCAATCGTGCCGATACCCTAGATCCGGCTCTATTGCGTCCCGGACGTCTTGATcgtaaaattgaatttccgcTTCCGGATCGACGACAGAAACGTCTTGTCTTCTCCACCATCACATCGAAAATGAACCTTAGCGAGGATGTTGATTTGGAAGAGTTTGTGGCGCGACCCGACAAAATTTCTGGTGCAGATATTAATGCAATTTGTCAAGAAGCTGGCATGCATGCGGTCCGTGAGAATCGTTATATTGTCCTGGCCAAGGACTTTGAGAAGGGCTATAAGAATAATATCAAGAAGGACGAACAGGAGCACGAATTCTATAAATAG